A genomic segment from Thermodesulfovibrionales bacterium encodes:
- a CDS encoding phosphatase PAP2 family protein, producing MASDKKHELTRDFFSTLPSNILRSFCGRNVLWHLVAIGATLFMVSSGLDWTYFTVTRPLAPYLFPAVILGWRAPILFPVALYIVGVVRKDLRAICTAYSTAQAAVIGVLISSAYKAFTGRPGLRRSALTLVDTSREFHFGFLKGGVFFGWPSSHATVACAMSAALWTLYPRSKTVRCVALPYALYIGVGVSMTIHWFSDFVAGAIIGTAIGTTVGNVFKKSLAHGS from the coding sequence GTGGCATCTGATAAGAAACACGAACTGACGCGAGATTTCTTTTCCACACTGCCGAGCAATATTCTCCGGTCCTTCTGCGGGCGCAACGTTCTCTGGCATCTTGTTGCGATCGGCGCCACGCTGTTCATGGTGAGTTCCGGCTTGGATTGGACATATTTCACGGTGACCAGGCCTCTTGCCCCGTATCTTTTTCCCGCTGTTATCTTGGGCTGGCGCGCACCGATACTATTCCCCGTCGCCTTATATATCGTCGGCGTCGTCCGTAAGGATCTGCGTGCAATCTGTACCGCCTATTCGACGGCGCAGGCAGCCGTCATCGGCGTTCTCATATCCTCGGCGTACAAGGCATTCACGGGAAGGCCAGGGTTAAGACGCTCCGCCCTCACACTCGTTGATACCAGCCGAGAGTTTCATTTCGGATTCTTAAAGGGAGGGGTCTTCTTCGGCTGGCCATCGTCACATGCCACCGTTGCATGCGCGATGTCAGCAGCTCTATGGACACTCTATCCGAGGAGCAAAACGGTGCGATGTGTTGCTTTGCCCTATGCTCTTTACATAGGTGTCGGCGTTTCAATGACAATCCACTGGTTTTCGGATTTTGTTGCCGGGGCCATCATCGGAACAGCTATCGGAACAACCGTGGGGAATGTATTCAAGAAGTCCTTGGCTCATGGCAGTTAA
- a CDS encoding NAD(P)H-dependent oxidoreductase, with amino-acid sequence MGKVFKILGFAGSLRRDSFNKALLRAARELVPENVELEIFDLEGIPPFNQDLEQEPVEKVKEFKAKIRDADAILIATPEYNYSIPGVLKNAMDCASRPYGDNAFAHKPVAVMGASVGTIGTARAQYHLRQCFVFLSCFALNQPEVMVANAQEKIDKEGRVTDQKTRELIRQLLENLVAWTKRLTPPM; translated from the coding sequence ATGGGGAAGGTTTTCAAGATTCTCGGATTTGCAGGCAGCTTGCGCAGGGATTCTTTCAACAAGGCTCTCCTGAGGGCGGCTCGGGAGCTTGTTCCGGAAAATGTCGAACTTGAGATTTTTGATCTGGAAGGCATCCCTCCGTTTAACCAGGACCTGGAACAGGAACCCGTGGAGAAGGTGAAAGAGTTCAAGGCAAAGATTCGGGATGCCGATGCTATTCTCATCGCTACGCCTGAGTATAACTACTCAATACCGGGCGTCCTGAAGAACGCTATGGACTGTGCCTCAAGGCCGTATGGAGACAATGCATTCGCACATAAACCGGTGGCCGTCATGGGAGCCTCTGTTGGCACGATAGGCACTGCGAGGGCCCAGTACCATCTGCGGCAATGCTTCGTCTTCCTGAGCTGTTTTGCGCTGAATCAGCCCGAGGTCATGGTCGCCAATGCACAGGAGAAGATTGATAAAGAGGGAAGGGTCACAGACCAGAAAACAAGAGAGCTCATACGTCAACTGCTGGAGAACCTCGTTGCGTGGACGAAAAGATTGACACCGCCGATGTGA